Genomic window (Helianthus annuus cultivar XRQ/B chromosome 3, HanXRQr2.0-SUNRISE, whole genome shotgun sequence):
CAAATCTGCTGTTTTTTGCCAACTTCACCAATCATCAAACACTGTGCCAATTGTTACATCacatttcattaaaaaataaAGCGTGGAAGTAACATGTTACCATATATTCAGTGAAAAACTAAAGAGTGGAAGTAACTAATCTTATAGGCATATGGGTAATTATGCAATAATCAAGAATATATAAAAATGGAGGATAGGTGTGCGCTAAAGCTATAAAATCAGTAAAAAATGTTGTCAAGTCAGATAGTTGTATTATCCATTTTTTCAATCAATATTAACTCATTGAACGGTTACCTGTGAACAATTGTTCGTTTATTCCGGCCGTTCTAATGTTCCCAAATTGTTAAACGTTTCTTTGTAAACGATGTTTCTGGTATGGTTTTTCATGCCACCGTCGCCGTCCTCTACGATGACAATCTTTAAACCTTCAGGTGACGTAACCCTTGAAAGTGCGACGTAAAGCTGGCCATGGCTAAACACAGGTCGGGGCAAATAGAGACCAACTACTTTTAATGATTGGCCCTGGCTTTTATTAATGGTCATTGCATAGCATGGCTTCACTGGGAATTGCCGTCTTTTCATAATAAATGGCCATTTTGATTTCGTGGATGAAAGGGTGATCCTTGGTATCAAAGCAGTGTCTCCATGATTTGACCCAGTAAGTATCCTAGCTTTGATAACAAATTTCCCCAGGTCTGTGATAATAAGGCATGTGCCATTACATAAGCCTTGTGAGGGGTTCACGTTTCGTAGAAGCATTATAGGGAGGCCTTCTTTTAAATGCAAAGCATGCGGCGGCATACCTGACAATGCCAAATAATTAAAGATTTTAGTTGGCAGTAGAAACTTTTTTTAACTAATATTTTAGCGCGGTCGCGGTCGGGGGGGGGGGTTACCTGGGAATGTCAAAGAATTCAGGAATTCAGTCGGATAGAGTTGCTCCTGTTCTAAAACGTCTGTGGATGCGCGACATATCTCATCAGAACTCTTGTAGGTCCTTGCGGTCCGTTTCAATTGTTGAAACATGTAATCATTGATTTCATCCGTGTCTATATTGCGTGGGGTTAGTATTGCTCTCTCACACAAAAAATCGTAATCATCCTGCCTTTTTGTAAATGACGGGAAGACAGCGTTAACAATTGATTCTACAGGGACACCACAACTATCAACGATGAACCTGGCGGGTATCTCGATCCAGGTCGGCTCATCTTCACCTTCTTTGGCTTTCGACGGAACGATTCCATCGCCAATGTCTAACAACCATTTGTTGAAACGTTGTCTATCCATGTCTATCACACCTGTGGAGGTGTATTCGTTGACGCGCATACTCTGGTGGAGGGTGAAGAGTTGACAACTTTTCCACAGGTTCGATTTATTTATGCATGCCTGAACGACATCTTCTCTTTTTCCCTTTGAGATGACGGGAAGGATTTGTCTGAAATCGCCACCAAGTAAGACAGGCATGCCACCAAACACACGTTCCCTGTTTGCGTAGGTACAGAACCCCAAGATATCTCTAAGTGTTTTATCAAGTGCTTCAAAGGCGTATTTTTGCATCATTGGTGCCTCGTCCCAGATGATTAACCTTACCTCTTGCAAGAGGTGTGCCAATTGGGTATTTTGTTTAATGGCACACGTGCTACCGTGAAGTAATTCTAAAGGGATAGCGAAACGGCTATGAGCTGTACGACCACCAGGTAACAGAAGAGATGCGATACCTGACATAAAGGGATACGTAAAGTTAGTAAAAATGGAGTTGATTACGCAACCACATACATTAAGTAGCGTGAGAATAATTATACACCATAACAGGATTATTTCTTTTACCTGAAGACGCAACCGCAAGGGCTATCAGCCCCATAGATCTTAAGCGTGACAAGATGGTCCTGTACAGGAAAGTCTTCCCGGTCCCACCCGGACCATATACGAAATAAAACCCTCCTTTTTTGGCGGTAACGGAATCAATGACCCTGTCGTATATGGCTGTCTGTTCCGTATTGAGTGATGCGTACAGTTGCCCGTGTTCATCTGTCAATTGTTTTCTATTGTAACTCATCTCTTCCCTGATCAGACGATTATGCATCTTATCGAGGAGCGACGTATCCGGCTGTGGCATATCCGTGAAATCCGCCAATGATTTGCCATTTTTCTCCAATAGTTCATTCAGCTCAATCAGGCAATAGTTCTTAAGCTGGTCGTCTGATAAGTGTAATCCTGGAAACATGAAGTGTCTACGTTTCATGTACAAAATATCATCAGATAGTATCTCCCAATTCTGCGCCCACAGGTGTGCTGGGCGGTTCACTTCGCAAAACAATAACATGGTAACAAACAACTCCCGTAGCTGGGAACCAGACGCCCATAATTTAGCCTCTGAAAGAGCGTCACTCCACTCCTTGTCATCATTAAGCAAGCCATACGCATAGCAGGGTTCTTTGTAAGTTTCATACACGACCCCATCAACTGTTTTTATTTCTTCGAAACTTCGGGGCCCTCTCACAATTCCCAACAACATCCTTAAATAATACTTTGGCCCAGCTGCTGGATTGCAATACACAATCCGCCCAACGGGTGTCCGTTCCAACCGCTTTTTCCATACCTTGTTATCCTCTTGCCACACATACTGTGTTGGTATCTCGACGTACGTCAACTTTCTTGCCAATGCATCTCTGTTGTTCAGCGCAAACCATTGGGTGAACATTGTTTCTCCTATCCCGTCCTGGTTTAACAGGGCTGGCAAGCTGTCCGAATCACGCAACGTGAGCAATTGTTGGTTAGGTAGATGGAAGGTTAGCTTCATGACGGACGGGAATGAGTAATGTATAGGAAATGCAAGCATTCGCCACACAGCCTCACACGGCGATAAGTAGCGACAATCCAAATAGTTTTTAATCTCATCGACCTTAACAATCTGTTGTGCACGCTTTTCGCTGTCGCTGCCAATGTTTTCTTGAACAACCATTGTAGCCCTATCCGGCCCCTTGTTTAAGTATTTAAACATGTATTTTATTTCTCGAGACTGGTTGCACCATTCAACGTTGATGTGTGATTCATACTTCAAGAGGAGATAAAGGTTGTATGGGACGACAAACCTGTTGTCAAGCCTAGTTTTGCCCTTCATGAAGAAAATCTTGGAATCCCTTCGTCGATAAACTGGGTAACCGTCTTCGTCAATTGTCGTTTCTCGATAAAATGGTTTTGGAAAGTGTTTCATGCATTTCCCGTCTGTTGTACACGAAGCACTGCGTGCGTCATTCCCACATGGGCCATGCAACATGTAATTTGTGACAGCCTTATAGCCGGATGGGTCGTCAATCTTCGATGGGATCTCGGCCGAAATCAAATCATCTATACCAGCAGGTGTGCGAAACGCGGCAGAATGTTCAAGCCAAAACAGAAGGTGCGCATGCGGTAGTCCTCGTTTTTGAAACTCAATTGTGTAAATGGCTGTATATCACCACGGGACACGTATTCAAGATAGAGAGGGAAAAATTAGCAAGAAAAAAAAGGTGAGAATTGGTGGAGAATTGATAGCAAAAGAAAGAGTTGAGTGCATTACAAACTTTACCTGCGTTGCATTTGCCAAAGATTTGTTTCTTCAtaatatcttcaatcaaaaaggtCAGCTTTAGCTTAAAAACGCGTGATACAACATCTGCACGGTCATGGGATTTCTGGCCTGGTATGAGAGATACCATGTATTCGACCTCATGCCATTTTGGGTTGGCTGTAAAGGTGACAAACAGGTCAGGGTTGCTAAAAGCACGACACAGAGCCATGGCGTCTTGGTAATTTTGGATCATATATCTTGGACTGCCCGTAAAGGTTGTAGGTAAAACTATCCGTTGTCCGATAGCCTCAGCACTTGTATCTCCACGTGCTACAGCGTCGCAAACATTATGGTAGAGCTCAACGCGCAGCTCATTCTGGTTATTTCTCATCCAGCGCAACCTTTGTTCTTCTATGGCCGTATATGCGTCAACCAGATGTTGCTGGTATAAGCGACCTCCTCTGAACAGGGTGGTGCCTTCATTGTTGCGATAATGGATTCTGTAGCAGTAGTATTCCCGCATCGTAACACGCTGTCGCTTAGTCGCACGGTGTCCGGTGTTGTCATGGTAGCGTATTCGCTCGTGGTACCCGGTTTCTCCGtatggaaacaacaacggataCTGCAAACACATGTATAGCTGATGTAATTCCGATATCCGTTGCAGCGCTCCGTGCTTTGCCTTGACGACAACATCGCGTGGCTCGGTGTCTTCCCCAAAGTCGTTTGTGATAAGAACGGCAACTTCAGACACATTAGGACGATTGTACTGTGGGTTATTCATTACATGGCCGAGTAAGCGCAGCTGACAGTCGTTTCTTTCATTCTGAGCGCACCAGTTGCGCGCCATTCGGAAGGCGTTAGCCACAGAACTGTGTTCGTCTAACATTCTTATGAGGGACGCAACAATTGCTTCGTCTACTGTGTCCTCACAATGGTCCTGGCCGAACAAAGCAGCTATACGGTTTTTGATTTCGTTTTGCGTGTCGTAGAAATACAGCTGAGCATATCCGGGCTGTTCACCTTCAACTGGTAACATGGATCCTATTCGGTGGTAGTTCTGACCGCTTATTCGAAAGGTATATAGGCTTCTACCACTGTTTATAGCATGATCAATCTTTGCCCCAAATGATGTGAAACAGAACATGCTGTTGTACACTCTAATCTGTTCTCTGAATCTAACCGTCTCTGGGTCGTTACAATCAAGTAACGATCTTAATGGCTCAGGGGCGTCAAGAAGGCGAGGAAGCAAAACCTTGCCATCCTGGCAGCACGAAGAGAAAGTCGTCCCATCAGAcgcctttgtatttttgttacTCTCCTCATACCACATGACCGCTGCACAATTATGACACGTGA
Coding sequences:
- the LOC110931830 gene encoding uncharacterized protein LOC110931830 yields the protein MVVQENIGSDSEKRAQQIVKVDEIKNYLDCRYLSPCEAVWRMLAFPIHYSFPSVMKLTFHLPNQQLLTLRDSDSLPALLNQDGIGETMFTQWFALNNRDALARKLTYVEIPTQYVWQEDNKVWKKRLERTPVGRIVYCNPAAGPKYYLRMLLGIVRGPRSFEEIKTVDGVVYETYKEPCYAYGLLNDDKEWSDALSEAKLWASGSQLRELFVTMLLFCEVNRPAHLWAQNWEILSDDILYMKRRHFMFPGLHLSDDQLKNYCLIELNELLEKNGKSLADFTDMPQPDTSLLDKMHNRLIREEMSYNRKQLTDEHGQLYASLNTEQTAIYDRVIDSVTAKKGGFYFVYGPGGTGKTFLYRTILSRLRSMGLIALAVASSGIASLLLPGGRTAHSRFAIPLELLHGSTCAIKQNTQLAHLLQEVRLIIWDEAPMMQKYAFEALDKTLRDILGFCTYANRERVFGGMPVLLGGDFRQILPVISKGKREDVVQACINKSNLWKSCQLFTLHQSMRVNEYTSTGVIDMDRQRFNKWLLDIGDGIVPSKAKEGEDEPTWIEIPARFIVDSCGVPVESIVNAVFPSFTKRQDDYDFLCERAILTPRNIDTDEINDYMFQQLKRTARTYKSSDEICRASTDVLEQEQLYPTEFLNSLTFPGMPPHALHLKEGLPIMLLRNVNPSQGLCNGTCLIITDLGKFVIKARILTGSNHGDTALIPRITLSSTKSKWPFIMKRRQFPVKPCYAMTINKSQGQSLKVVGLYLPRPVFSHGQLYVALSRVTSPEGLKIVIVEDGDGGMKNHTRNIVYKETFNNLGTLERPE